A single region of the Victivallis lenta genome encodes:
- a CDS encoding type II secretion system protein, with product MRKRKFTLIELLVVIAIITILAAMLLPALNNARSRARATGCQNNQRQVLSAFLQYSSDYNDWIAGGRPGAAYTVSYAAILLNDANYNRDASPAYLSTDKVLHCPSDTLKINGGDVNREFKRGVYGVWSNTLAAVSAYDPTVPRGLMGGYFYRTGGSNEFIGYRVTRMKVPSGTLLLADSLHPSWGGGAWYFLKNVASAASPVGAVLRHNRSCTTGYADGHVESRNHAELRSGTTAIQKLYLDDAATSWAEAI from the coding sequence ATGAGAAAACGGAAATTTACCTTGATCGAACTTCTGGTTGTGATTGCGATCATCACAATTCTTGCCGCGATGCTGCTCCCGGCGCTGAACAACGCGCGAAGCCGGGCGCGGGCAACCGGCTGTCAGAACAATCAGAGGCAGGTCCTCTCCGCCTTCCTGCAATATTCCTCCGATTACAACGACTGGATCGCGGGGGGCAGGCCGGGAGCGGCCTACACGGTGAGCTATGCGGCGATCCTGCTCAACGATGCCAATTACAACAGGGATGCAAGTCCGGCTTACCTCTCCACGGACAAGGTCCTGCACTGTCCCTCCGACACGTTGAAGATCAACGGCGGCGACGTCAACAGGGAGTTCAAAAGAGGCGTCTACGGAGTGTGGAGCAACACACTGGCCGCCGTCAGCGCCTACGATCCCACTGTCCCCCGGGGCCTGATGGGCGGATACTTTTACCGGACCGGAGGATCGAATGAGTTCATCGGCTACCGGGTAACCCGGATGAAGGTTCCGTCCGGAACGCTCCTGCTGGCCGACTCCTTACATCCTTCCTGGGGCGGCGGGGCGTGGTACTTTCTCAAAAATGTCGCCAGTGCCGCATCGCCGGTCGGCGCAGTGCTGCGCCACAACAGGAGCTGCACAACGGGTTACGCAGACGGCCATGTCGAATCACGGAACCATGCGGAACTGAGAAGCGGAACGACCGCCATTCAGAAGCTTTACCTCGATGATGCGGCGACCTCCTGGGCGGAAGCAATTTAA
- a CDS encoding DUF4434 domain-containing protein, producing MTRCGLKQWLTYPSEVLMRRQNCYRPAADLVEMFLGLSDELSMKFFFGTYDSWSHWHAAFPLIGGARGNGLTELARSVQHRKIRSAAIRTVASPCGRDGVRMEESGFLLAIPFSGCILNPHIDMTRTKIEAGRGNVRLSDLSGTEYAIT from the coding sequence ATGACCCGGTGCGGTCTCAAACAGTGGCTGACCTATCCTTCGGAAGTATTGATGCGGCGTCAGAACTGTTACCGGCCCGCGGCGGATCTGGTCGAAATGTTTCTCGGGCTTTCGGACGAACTGAGCATGAAGTTCTTTTTCGGAACTTACGACTCCTGGAGCCACTGGCATGCGGCATTTCCACTCATCGGAGGCGCGCGGGGAAACGGGCTGACGGAACTCGCCCGGAGTGTTCAGCACAGAAAAATCCGGTCTGCCGCGATCCGGACCGTCGCGTCTCCATGCGGCCGCGATGGCGTCAGAATGGAAGAATCGGGTTTTCTCCTTGCAATCCCGTTTTCCGGATGTATCTTAAATCCGCATATCGACATGACGCGAACCAAGATAGAGGCAGGGAGAGGAAATGTACGCTTATCCGATTTATCCGGAACGGAATACGCAATCACTTGA
- a CDS encoding type II secretion system protein GspD, which translates to MYHKLIARTTMLGLGVAAFAAALPLTGDDGKQRTIVFNEDRAQHYMTSKVYELKHVSAHDLLPFIKGAVKRFDAQSTVQSLDYKAGGKQFLVVSTGKTMLPYVDQMIAALDYPSKKVDENGTAVSGDGITRYSYCADYRGSDEMLAMLDQTFAPAGFGGGSAYFDRGTNMFIWKSSKSQADEFMKFLKAVDRPVPQLQLELKVYVVSDNNFRELGIDYVAWKNGPGADILSAGFDFSNFYSKQGIENFASLISDGPVRDATGLGAIMVAPNFDATFLRMLAQNGKANVATGMTMTVTNDFTAVNSWDEAKYRFRFTPEFQQIQKDAENQNTSVTAVETTEFEFYISAPMICFGDDPAEGAQTLMGNWVLTVSTPVETDNLGTVTTDSNTFNSSLTLNVGTEMLVAAFDKSVEVEQYNGVPFLGEIPVLRYLFGAESKVKSKFKVFVTLTATPAVTKNSPDAAIAAVTK; encoded by the coding sequence ATGTATCACAAACTCATCGCCAGAACGACAATGCTGGGGCTCGGAGTCGCCGCCTTCGCTGCGGCGCTGCCCCTGACGGGAGACGACGGCAAGCAGAGAACCATCGTCTTCAACGAGGATCGCGCGCAGCATTACATGACCAGCAAGGTCTATGAGCTGAAACATGTCAGTGCCCATGACCTGCTGCCGTTCATCAAAGGCGCGGTCAAGCGATTCGACGCGCAATCCACGGTGCAGAGCCTCGACTACAAAGCAGGCGGCAAGCAGTTTCTCGTGGTTTCGACCGGCAAGACCATGCTGCCGTATGTGGACCAGATGATCGCCGCGCTCGATTATCCTTCGAAAAAAGTCGATGAGAACGGAACCGCCGTCAGCGGCGACGGGATCACCCGTTACAGCTATTGCGCCGATTACCGCGGTTCCGATGAGATGCTTGCCATGCTCGACCAGACTTTCGCGCCGGCCGGATTCGGCGGCGGTTCTGCTTACTTCGACCGGGGAACCAATATGTTCATCTGGAAAAGCTCGAAGTCGCAGGCCGATGAATTCATGAAGTTCCTGAAAGCGGTCGACCGGCCGGTCCCCCAGCTTCAGCTTGAGCTGAAAGTCTATGTGGTTTCCGACAACAACTTCCGCGAACTCGGCATCGACTATGTGGCGTGGAAGAACGGCCCCGGCGCCGATATTCTTTCCGCCGGATTCGATTTTTCCAACTTCTATTCCAAGCAGGGAATCGAAAACTTCGCAAGCCTGATCTCCGACGGCCCCGTCCGGGACGCCACCGGGCTCGGCGCGATCATGGTCGCTCCGAATTTCGACGCGACATTTCTGCGGATGCTCGCCCAGAACGGCAAGGCGAATGTGGCGACCGGCATGACCATGACCGTCACCAACGATTTTACCGCCGTGAACTCCTGGGATGAGGCGAAATACCGTTTCCGCTTTACCCCGGAGTTCCAGCAGATTCAGAAGGACGCCGAAAATCAGAACACTTCTGTCACCGCAGTGGAAACCACCGAGTTTGAATTTTATATCAGCGCGCCTATGATCTGTTTCGGAGATGATCCGGCCGAGGGGGCTCAAACCCTGATGGGCAACTGGGTTCTGACTGTCAGCACTCCGGTCGAGACCGACAATCTCGGAACCGTCACGACCGACTCGAATACGTTCAATTCATCGTTGACCCTCAATGTCGGTACCGAAATGCTGGTCGCCGCTTTTGACAAGAGCGTTGAAGTCGAACAGTACAACGGCGTTCCGTTTCTTGGAGAAATTCCGGTTCTCCGTTATCTCTTCGGCGCGGAAAGCAAGGTGAAGAGCAAGTTCAAAGTCTTCGTAACACTGACGGCAACTCCGGCCGTCACGAAAAACAGTCCGGATGCCGCGATTGCCGCAGTCACGAAATAA
- a CDS encoding type II secretion system protein GspD: MKFSKSLFISLCGAVGTGLSAASVDVPTPAPMATQVQPQLNVQIGRETEQITFVNTNNDPYVYTKVYKLKHADPYEIRPYVMAAIRSRRVDTSVTKVEAVKYQDGTGMLLVSAEEYRFFPVENGMSLDQIIEMLDRPNLASEAGRRFFLYYPKYFDSVTLAGLIRKVGMQHAGDNAELQGGIDTVVPDTKLNTLMFYASPNSEPQILKMLKEYDTPTSQALVNYTIYEIESENDGNLGVDFQAWKNGPGADLFAAGSRYLNGWNLRTGNISNLVKSAHVSYINFNPKWNSRYLDFLVSKGKAKVVTSGSLNIGNGTAASIESVTRMPVIVAGEETAGGETQIAKSYIATAVNPADTLSGLGVDQEKFQTVEWVPGNAAAQFTATRTIVNGKAYDTLRISSGHFTAGGRNLGDTCAVFNAEPTLNDTAIAWTEAGGYPIEKDKTRVTNSDTEYGFSLTMQPYIYNKATCLALEMSNTNLIGFRSNGMPRTSRSELKTEVQLANDGNVFYIGGLDKSAVVRSVSKVPFLGDIPFLGFLFSAENETLKKTQLAAVLTVIPTSPTAALPENYKQAADKIGEKSQKLRSENQILRGKRLRLRSTRT; encoded by the coding sequence ATGAAATTTTCAAAATCCCTTTTTATCTCCCTTTGCGGAGCAGTCGGGACCGGTCTGTCTGCCGCTTCTGTTGATGTGCCGACGCCGGCGCCGATGGCAACTCAGGTGCAGCCGCAATTGAATGTTCAGATCGGCAGGGAGACCGAACAGATCACTTTCGTCAACACGAACAACGACCCTTATGTCTACACGAAGGTCTACAAGCTCAAGCATGCCGATCCGTATGAAATCCGTCCCTATGTGATGGCGGCAATCCGTTCGCGCCGGGTGGACACCAGCGTGACCAAGGTTGAGGCGGTCAAGTATCAGGACGGTACCGGAATGCTGCTGGTTTCGGCGGAAGAGTACCGCTTCTTTCCGGTCGAAAACGGTATGAGCCTCGACCAGATCATCGAAATGCTGGACCGCCCGAACCTCGCTTCGGAGGCCGGTCGCCGCTTTTTCCTCTATTACCCGAAATATTTCGATTCGGTCACGCTGGCCGGGCTGATCCGCAAAGTCGGCATGCAGCATGCCGGCGACAATGCCGAACTGCAGGGCGGCATCGACACGGTCGTGCCGGATACGAAGCTCAACACCCTGATGTTCTATGCCTCCCCGAATTCGGAGCCGCAGATTCTGAAGATGCTCAAGGAGTACGACACGCCCACCTCGCAGGCGCTGGTGAATTATACCATCTATGAGATTGAAAGCGAAAACGACGGCAATCTCGGCGTTGATTTCCAGGCGTGGAAAAACGGTCCCGGCGCGGATCTCTTCGCCGCCGGTTCCCGCTACCTGAACGGCTGGAATCTCCGGACCGGCAATATCAGCAACCTCGTGAAGAGCGCCCATGTTTCGTACATCAACTTCAATCCGAAATGGAATTCGCGTTATCTGGATTTCCTGGTGTCCAAAGGCAAGGCGAAAGTCGTCACGAGCGGTTCTCTCAACATCGGCAACGGCACCGCGGCTTCGATCGAAAGCGTCACCCGCATGCCGGTGATCGTCGCCGGCGAGGAAACCGCCGGAGGCGAAACGCAGATCGCCAAGTCCTATATCGCAACTGCAGTTAATCCGGCGGATACACTCTCCGGCCTCGGCGTCGATCAGGAGAAGTTTCAGACGGTCGAGTGGGTTCCCGGCAATGCCGCCGCGCAGTTCACGGCCACCCGGACGATCGTCAACGGCAAAGCCTATGATACACTGCGGATCAGCAGCGGACATTTCACCGCCGGAGGGCGCAATCTCGGCGACACCTGCGCCGTATTCAACGCCGAACCGACGCTAAACGACACGGCAATTGCATGGACCGAAGCGGGCGGCTATCCGATCGAAAAGGATAAGACCCGCGTCACGAACAGCGATACCGAATACGGCTTCAGCCTGACGATGCAGCCTTATATCTACAATAAGGCGACCTGTCTCGCGCTGGAAATGAGCAACACCAACCTGATCGGCTTCAGGAGCAACGGCATGCCGCGCACTTCAAGGAGCGAACTCAAAACCGAGGTTCAGCTCGCCAATGACGGCAATGTTTTCTACATTGGCGGACTTGACAAATCGGCGGTGGTGCGCAGCGTCAGCAAGGTCCCGTTCCTCGGCGACATCCCGTTTCTCGGCTTCCTCTTCTCCGCGGAGAACGAGACGCTGAAGAAAACGCAGCTGGCGGCGGTTCTGACCGTGATCCCGACTTCCCCGACCGCGGCCCTGCCGGAAAATTATAAACAGGCAGCGGACAAAATCGGTGAAAAAAGTCAAAAACTTCGGAGTGAGAACCAAATATTACGAGGAAAACGATTACGGCTTCGATCAACTCGGACTTGA
- a CDS encoding AraC family transcriptional regulator encodes MDVKVISKYRLGEAMELGFPFSIFRWTHAPGDLPEVLFRRNFWKLVYVIAGKGSIEINGHEYLLSPGTVLFIHPESETRYRLAETKLEICNLCFLPELIEDRLEKLRDPSGFFSILRPGSSAPPEAVRNLCVQSAPPSVAGLFRKMEREYRSGRNNCREMLRTQLIELLLLLERNACRLRNRRRSGGPEPARTVLAYLAEHLESGVDYEELTLLTGLSRSRLGVLFRRETGENISSAYLRLRLKRAKELLAGEEEFSIPELCRRCGFRDISYFYRRFRREFGTSPRRTAGR; translated from the coding sequence ATGGATGTAAAAGTCATCTCCAAATACCGGTTGGGGGAAGCGATGGAACTGGGATTCCCCTTTTCCATCTTCCGCTGGACCCATGCGCCCGGCGACCTCCCGGAGGTTCTCTTCCGCCGTAATTTCTGGAAACTGGTTTACGTGATTGCCGGAAAGGGAAGCATTGAAATCAACGGACATGAATATCTCCTGTCGCCGGGCACGGTTCTGTTCATTCATCCCGAGTCGGAGACCCGCTACCGGCTGGCGGAAACAAAGCTGGAGATATGCAACCTCTGCTTTCTGCCGGAACTGATCGAAGACCGGCTGGAGAAACTCCGGGATCCCTCCGGTTTCTTCTCCATCCTCCGCCCCGGTTCCTCCGCGCCGCCGGAGGCGGTCCGGAATCTCTGCGTCCAGAGCGCTCCGCCTTCCGTCGCCGGGCTCTTCCGCAAAATGGAACGGGAGTACCGTTCCGGCCGGAACAACTGCCGGGAAATGCTCCGTACCCAGCTCATCGAACTTCTGCTGCTTCTGGAACGGAACGCCTGCCGACTCCGGAACAGGCGGCGCTCCGGCGGCCCGGAGCCGGCCCGGACCGTGCTGGCCTATCTCGCGGAACATCTGGAAAGCGGCGTCGATTATGAAGAGCTCACGCTCCTGACCGGGCTCTCGCGCTCCCGGCTCGGAGTCCTGTTCCGCCGGGAGACGGGGGAAAACATCTCATCCGCCTACCTGAGGCTCCGGCTGAAGCGGGCAAAGGAACTGCTGGCCGGGGAGGAGGAGTTTTCCATCCCGGAACTCTGCCGCCGCTGCGGCTTCCGCGACATCAGCTATTTCTACCGCCGGTTCCGCCGGGAATTCGGGACCTCTCCCCGGCGGACGGCAGGCCGGTGA
- a CDS encoding substrate-binding domain-containing protein: MKLMPILAVILAAASIAAAELRIADATGHGDIPVRQLALRQALSDPSVPVKYERSGKAQALAGLAGGRFDLVIMDVPAIPADFKGTRKVYGVRALAFYVNVANTLEGAKSDQLRDIFTDKKPRWQDYSFLAADIKRYGIRPGKPGAELMADFLLRGSKLAEETTLLKSTPEVVLMTGADPAAIGFGVYLSSAPVQVKMLAVDGVAPTLKSVREATYPLAVKRAVLAAKIPGETARKFLAEMEKADFRDLVKDAGMEPVEK; encoded by the coding sequence ATGAAACTGATGCCGATTCTGGCCGTCATTCTGGCCGCCGCCTCCATCGCGGCGGCCGAGCTGCGCATCGCCGACGCGACCGGACACGGCGACATTCCGGTGCGGCAGCTCGCGTTGCGGCAGGCGCTGTCGGACCCGTCCGTACCGGTCAAATACGAACGCAGCGGCAAGGCGCAGGCGCTCGCTGGTCTCGCGGGCGGCCGGTTCGACCTCGTCATCATGGATGTCCCGGCCATTCCGGCCGATTTCAAGGGAACGCGCAAGGTCTACGGCGTCCGCGCTCTCGCCTTTTACGTGAATGTCGCCAATACGCTCGAGGGGGCCAAAAGCGACCAGCTGCGCGATATTTTCACCGACAAAAAGCCGCGCTGGCAGGATTACAGCTTCCTCGCGGCGGACATCAAACGCTACGGAATCCGGCCGGGCAAGCCCGGTGCGGAGCTGATGGCCGATTTCCTGCTGCGCGGCTCGAAACTGGCGGAGGAGACGACCCTGCTGAAATCGACCCCCGAAGTCGTGCTGATGACCGGCGCGGACCCGGCCGCGATCGGATTCGGAGTCTATCTGTCGAGCGCCCCGGTGCAGGTGAAGATGCTCGCCGTGGACGGCGTCGCACCGACCTTGAAAAGCGTCCGGGAAGCAACCTACCCGCTCGCCGTGAAACGCGCGGTGCTGGCCGCGAAAATTCCGGGCGAAACCGCCCGGAAATTCCTGGCGGAAATGGAGAAAGCGGACTTCCGCGACCTTGTGAAAGATGCCGGAATGGAGCCCGTGGAGAAATAG
- the zwf gene encoding glucose-6-phosphate dehydrogenase — MPDVSYYRSNFCVEIHPAPGSLVIFGASGDLAKRKLFPALYHLFRRGLLHEDSRIVGCARTSYSDDGFRDHLRPFLTAGTDEQRNAFLAKIHYIAGDYPDLDFYRRLDRFLDKLEAKSDLPANRTFYLAMPASLYPAIIDKLSETGMLTEGDGEDAPWRHVVLEKPFGRDFESAEALDRDLHSHMREDQIYRIDHYLGKDTVQNILMLRFANLIFEPIWNSQYIDSVQLTVSETLGVEGRAGYYEQAGLLRDMFQNHMLEMLSLAAMEMPASFSPDDVRDEKVKLIKSIRPFDLSELDRVVVRGQYDGYRAEPGVSPESETETYVAAKLEIANWRWAGVPFYLRSGKKLGARKSEIAIVFKSIPHSIFTPIRARDMQPDTLVLNVQPDEGMELTIQAKQPGPKLCMGGLTLSFRYSDLPGGEGFDAYERLLLDAMLGDQTLFIRSDSIAESWRLFTPLLENWSKLPLETYAPGSDGPERAGRLLFADSREWRPL, encoded by the coding sequence ATGCCAGACGTCAGTTATTACCGCAGCAATTTCTGTGTGGAAATCCATCCGGCCCCGGGGTCGCTCGTCATCTTCGGCGCTTCGGGCGACCTTGCCAAGCGGAAACTTTTTCCGGCGCTCTACCACCTGTTCCGGCGCGGGCTGCTGCACGAGGATTCGCGCATCGTCGGCTGCGCGCGGACCTCTTACAGCGACGACGGCTTCCGTGACCACCTGCGCCCGTTCCTGACTGCCGGAACGGATGAACAGCGCAACGCGTTTCTCGCCAAGATCCACTACATCGCCGGCGACTACCCGGATCTCGATTTCTATCGCCGGCTCGACCGGTTCCTCGACAAGCTCGAGGCGAAAAGCGACCTCCCCGCCAACCGGACGTTCTATCTCGCGATGCCCGCCTCGCTTTACCCGGCGATCATCGACAAGCTCTCCGAAACCGGAATGCTGACGGAGGGCGACGGAGAGGATGCGCCGTGGCGGCACGTCGTCCTCGAAAAGCCGTTCGGCCGCGATTTCGAGTCCGCCGAGGCGCTCGACCGCGACCTGCACTCCCATATGCGGGAGGATCAGATCTACCGCATCGACCACTATCTCGGCAAGGACACGGTGCAGAACATCCTCATGCTGCGCTTTGCGAACCTGATCTTCGAGCCGATCTGGAACAGCCAGTACATCGACTCCGTCCAGCTCACCGTCTCGGAGACGCTCGGCGTCGAAGGGCGCGCCGGGTATTACGAACAGGCCGGGCTCCTGCGCGACATGTTCCAGAACCACATGCTGGAAATGCTCTCCCTGGCCGCCATGGAGATGCCCGCCAGCTTCTCCCCCGACGACGTGCGCGACGAAAAGGTCAAGCTCATCAAATCGATCCGCCCGTTCGACCTCTCGGAGCTCGACAGGGTCGTAGTCCGCGGCCAGTACGACGGTTACCGCGCCGAGCCCGGCGTCTCGCCGGAGTCGGAGACCGAAACCTACGTCGCCGCCAAACTCGAAATCGCGAACTGGCGCTGGGCCGGCGTGCCGTTCTACCTGCGCTCCGGCAAGAAACTCGGGGCGCGGAAGAGCGAAATCGCCATTGTCTTCAAGTCGATTCCGCACTCGATTTTCACCCCGATCCGCGCCCGCGACATGCAGCCGGACACTCTGGTGCTGAACGTACAGCCAGACGAAGGCATGGAGCTGACCATCCAGGCCAAGCAGCCGGGTCCGAAGCTCTGCATGGGGGGCCTCACGCTGAGCTTCCGTTACAGCGACCTCCCCGGCGGCGAGGGCTTCGACGCCTACGAGCGGCTCCTGCTCGACGCCATGCTCGGCGACCAGACGCTGTTCATCCGCAGCGACAGCATCGCCGAAAGCTGGCGGCTCTTCACCCCGCTCCTCGAAAACTGGTCGAAGCTGCCGCTCGAAACCTATGCGCCCGGCTCCGACGGCCCTGAACGCGCCGGCCGCCTGCTTTTCGCCGACAGCCGCGAATGGCGTCCGCTGTAA
- a CDS encoding radical SAM protein yields the protein MHNYGCTFRCCFCSYRLRSGADGAPGLSYPPPKRFLSVAEIEAALRKAAPEKVYFMGGEPTTAKELPELLAFAKRELGAVTRLGHTNGSRLPLPDLDGANVGFKAWSDDLHRRITGREKALIYDNFSAACDAGLDMAANMVFVPGLVGLAEFEGLMKFLSRIGCDIPFHIMGYIPVPGQPYRRPGDAEMDEVLALCRSYLKRVDSSHLTSEEALDLKRRDHRFQVETIAGETE from the coding sequence TTGCATAATTACGGATGCACGTTTCGCTGCTGCTTCTGCAGCTATAGGCTGAGAAGCGGCGCGGACGGTGCGCCGGGACTTTCGTACCCGCCTCCGAAGCGCTTTCTCTCCGTCGCCGAGATCGAAGCGGCGTTGCGGAAGGCCGCGCCGGAGAAGGTCTATTTCATGGGCGGCGAGCCGACCACGGCGAAGGAGCTGCCGGAACTGCTCGCGTTTGCGAAGCGGGAGCTCGGTGCCGTGACGCGGCTCGGGCATACCAACGGCAGCCGCCTGCCGCTGCCGGATCTCGACGGCGCGAATGTCGGCTTCAAGGCGTGGAGCGATGATCTTCACCGCCGGATTACCGGGCGCGAAAAGGCGCTGATCTACGACAATTTTTCCGCCGCCTGCGATGCCGGGCTGGATATGGCGGCCAACATGGTTTTCGTTCCGGGGCTGGTCGGGCTTGCGGAGTTCGAAGGGCTTATGAAGTTCCTGAGCCGTATCGGCTGCGACATCCCGTTTCACATCATGGGGTATATCCCCGTGCCCGGCCAGCCTTACCGCCGTCCCGGCGACGCCGAGATGGATGAAGTGCTCGCGCTCTGCCGCAGTTACCTGAAGAGGGTCGATTCCTCCCACCTGACTTCGGAGGAAGCGCTGGACCTGAAGCGCCGCGACCACCGTTTTCAGGTCGAAACGATCGCGGGCGAAACGGAGTAG
- a CDS encoding glycoside hydrolase family 2 protein, with product MYAYPIYPERNTQSLDGIWDFSFLGSDAPKLESVNPKGIACRELAAVPGCFDAAPKYAGRRGVGVYRRSVEAPAGVRLRLRIGALGLRGRILWDGREIGLNELPYSLQEYEFDSGSSSRHELVILIDNRLDFADTPLFHHFYDFYGYGGIYRSVELETLPEKARFGRVRVETLDLSGRVLVSGTLGGGFAEISAGFDGAAPKKVDAVFNGEEFSFEAKVPSPALWSPDSPNLHLITLKTGSDTVIERFGLRTIRCEKGELLLNGQPLRLRGYNRHDAHPQFGPAMPDELWIEDLQILRDLGCNFIRGCHYPQSQRFLDLCDQLGFLVWEESLGWGDSVEVQSDPKFRRLQVEQTVNMVKASINHPSVILWGFMNESGDDKEVGASLLRELAAAVRAVDRSRPVTSASMHIRTSIALDVFDVVSFNLYPGWYEGDNTADPRPLDRIAPTLDEVLARLNTKELRDKPLILSEIGAGAIYGWRDRVAGIWSEEYQADYLDAVCAYFRRKKRLTGLALWQFADGRTYAAGGVLGRPRAFNNKGTLDEYRRPKLAYDVVKKHFGGSGK from the coding sequence ATGTACGCTTATCCGATTTATCCGGAACGGAATACGCAATCACTTGACGGGATCTGGGATTTTTCATTCCTCGGCTCCGACGCACCGAAGCTCGAATCGGTCAATCCGAAAGGCATCGCCTGCCGCGAACTCGCGGCCGTGCCCGGCTGTTTCGACGCGGCGCCGAAATATGCGGGCCGGCGCGGAGTCGGCGTCTACCGCCGCAGCGTGGAAGCTCCGGCCGGCGTCCGGCTCCGGCTCCGGATCGGCGCACTCGGGCTGCGCGGCCGCATCCTCTGGGACGGGCGCGAGATCGGGCTCAACGAACTGCCGTATTCGCTTCAGGAGTATGAATTCGACTCCGGCAGCAGCTCCCGGCATGAACTCGTCATCCTGATCGACAACCGGCTCGATTTCGCGGATACCCCCCTCTTCCACCATTTCTACGACTTCTACGGCTACGGCGGCATCTACCGCTCGGTCGAGCTCGAAACTCTGCCGGAAAAAGCACGCTTCGGGCGGGTCCGGGTCGAAACGCTCGACCTGTCGGGGCGCGTTCTGGTTTCCGGCACGCTCGGCGGCGGCTTCGCGGAGATTTCGGCCGGATTCGACGGCGCCGCGCCGAAGAAGGTCGATGCCGTTTTCAACGGGGAGGAGTTCTCGTTCGAAGCGAAGGTCCCCTCCCCCGCGCTCTGGAGTCCGGACAGCCCGAATCTGCACCTCATCACGCTGAAAACCGGAAGCGATACCGTCATCGAGCGTTTCGGCCTGCGCACCATCCGCTGCGAAAAGGGCGAACTGCTGCTGAACGGTCAGCCGCTCCGCCTGCGCGGCTACAACCGCCACGACGCGCATCCGCAATTCGGCCCGGCCATGCCGGACGAACTCTGGATCGAGGACCTGCAAATCCTGCGCGATCTCGGCTGCAACTTCATCCGCGGCTGCCACTATCCGCAGAGCCAGCGCTTTCTCGACCTCTGCGACCAGCTCGGTTTTCTGGTCTGGGAGGAGTCGCTCGGCTGGGGCGACAGCGTCGAAGTCCAGAGCGACCCGAAATTCCGCCGGCTCCAGGTCGAGCAGACGGTCAATATGGTCAAGGCGAGCATCAACCACCCGTCGGTCATCCTCTGGGGATTCATGAACGAGAGCGGCGACGACAAGGAGGTCGGCGCGTCGCTGCTGCGCGAACTCGCCGCCGCAGTCCGTGCCGTCGACCGCAGCCGCCCCGTCACCAGCGCCTCGATGCATATCCGGACGTCGATCGCGCTCGATGTGTTCGACGTCGTCAGTTTCAACCTCTATCCGGGCTGGTACGAGGGAGACAACACCGCCGACCCGCGTCCGCTCGACCGGATCGCCCCGACGCTCGACGAAGTGCTCGCCCGCCTCAATACGAAGGAGCTGCGCGACAAGCCGCTCATTCTGAGCGAAATCGGCGCCGGCGCGATCTACGGCTGGCGGGACCGGGTGGCCGGGATCTGGAGCGAAGAGTATCAGGCCGACTATCTTGATGCCGTCTGCGCCTATTTCAGGCGGAAGAAGCGGCTGACCGGCCTCGCGCTCTGGCAGTTCGCCGACGGGCGGACCTACGCGGCAGGCGGCGTGCTCGGGCGCCCGCGCGCCTTCAACAACAAAGGCACGCTCGACGAGTACCGGCGGCCGAAACTCGCCTACGATGTCGTGAAAAAACATTTCGGAGGCTCCGGTAAATGA